aatatataagtatatatatgtatatgtatatgtatatatatacgtatatatatatatatatatatatatatatatatatatatatatatatatatatatatattataatatatatgtgtgtgtgtgtgtgtgtgtgtgtgtgtgtgtgtgtgtgtgtgtgttgtgtgttgtgtgtgtataaatacatacatatatacatgtatggtgtatctgtctatatatacgtatgtatatatatgatatatatatatatatatattgttgaatgtgtgtgtgtgtggtgtgtgtgtgtggtgtgttgtgtgtgtgtgtgtgtgtgtgtgtgtgtgtgtgtgtgtgtgtgatattatatataaatatatatatatatatatatatatatatatatacattatatatgtatatatgtatactatatatatatattatatatatatatatatatatatatatatatatatatatatatgttgtgtgtgtgtgtgtgtgtgtggtgtgtgttgtgtgtgtgtgtgttgtgtgtgtgtgtgtgttgtgtgtgttgtgtatatataatatatatatatatatatatatatatatatatatatatatatatatatgtatatatattgtatatatatatatatatatatatatataattatatatatatatatatatatgtgtgtgttgtgtgtgtgtgtgtgtgtgtgtgtgtgtgtgtgtgtgtgtgtgtgtgtgtgtgtgtgtgtgtgtgtgtgtatgtgggcatacataaacacacacttgcaTAAACATCtgtatatcactatatctatttttatctccctatctataatagtaaaaatagttatgatagcgacaataatgatgattgttattatcatctttgttattatccttactattattatcatctatattatcattactattattagcattattgttgttgttgtcgttgttgttattgttgttgttgttgttgttgttgttgctgttgttggtattgttattgttcttatcattattattattattagtagtagtagtatcatcattattattgttattattaccattatcattatcattatcattctgattatcgTCTTGAttgtctgttatcattattattatcaatatcactaccatcatcattatcattattatcattattattattattattattattattattattattattattattattatgatgatgatgatgatgatatgatgatgaatgatcattactattactattattattatcattattattgttattattattattattattattatcattactattattattattattattattattattattatcattactattattattattattattattattattattattattactattactattatcataatcatcatcattatcactatcacattatcattagcatcatcattatcattgttataataatgataatgataaaaatcattataattattatcaccattattattattattattattattattattatcattattattattattattattattattattattattattattatattatcacttttataattattaccattatcatcattataatcattactattattgttattattactatcattactatcatcaccatcaccattaccattaccattaccattaccattatcattatcatcatcattatcatcattattattattatcattattgttactattttcattattgtcattattaccgttatcatagttatcaacgtcccattatcatcatcatcatcatcatcattattattattatcaatattataatgataatattaatattattactatcattattattgctattatttttattattatactgatataataatgataataataacaataataacgataattataataataatgatacaagtaatactaacaacagtgataatgataataatatgataataacaatagtgataataataataataagagtaacaatgataataacaataatggtgataacaataataatgataacaacaacaacaacaacaacacaacaacaacaacaaaataataataataataataataataataataataataataataataataataataataataataataatgaaaataatattataaaaattaataagaatgataatgatgatgatactactacaactactactagtactactaataataatgattatgatgattatgataataataaaaatgagaagataataatgaataataataacaaatgataacagttatagtgatgataataataatgataatagtaataacaataaaaaagataactgactggtagtaaataaaaaaaaacatcttttcaaACATTCTGTATTGTGTAATCAATATCAAAGGCCATTTAGCTACAGTATACATGTACTTATGTCAGTTATATAGTCATGCTTATTCAAAGAATTCATTCTCAGCTACGTTTCGAAGGTtccattttttctgtctcttggcATATCGGCTGGTCCTCCACAAACATTTGTCTTCCGACGCAGCTCTTCGTCAGCCTCTGTAGCCTCCTTCCACGGCCCCTCATCGCGGCCTATGCCTGTCATACTCCTGAGCGGATGATATGCCATCCACGAGAGGTACTTGCCGATTTTATCCACGATtctgaagacgaagaagaagcaaaagacgaTCGGCGTGAATACTTTTACCAGAGCGTTGACGAAGCGAAGCGAAATCTCCACGCCTCTCTTGAGGTTTATATAAACGCGCTTGAGGGATCTATAGTGCTTGTTGAGGGGCCCGAACAAGCCGCTGGGATGTTGATGATTCTGTCGAGAAGAGAGGAGTTCTATGAAATTGGGGACACTTTCTCTGTACGTCTGTGTGGTGCGGTGGTGGTAGTGGGGTGGtaatggtggttgtggtgttggtcTTTAATGGTAGTGGTGTTGgagggtagtggtggtggtgggggtggtactggtagtggtggtggtggtaatggtggtggtggaggggggtttAATGGTAGAGGTAGTGGTgtagtaatgatgttgatgattgggggtattggtagtggtggtggtaatggtagaGGTGGTGTGGGCGgatggtagtagtggtggtggtggtggtggtggtggtggtggtggtggtggtggtggtggtggtggtggtggtggtggtggtggtggtggtggtggtggtggtggtgtgtgtgtgtgtgctggttagCAAGGCTATCAGTGAAGGAGGATCTTACCATGTTTATAAATTCTAAGATGTGTTAATGCCAAGAAACCTCCGAGTAGTAGCTGCATTCCTCTCAATCTgaaaatcacaagaaaaatacAGAGCCGTATAGTATATGtagtgtgatattatatatatatatatatatatatatatatatatatatatatatatatatattttttttttttttttttttttttttttttttttttttttttttgtttttatatacatatatgtgtgtgtgtgtgtgtgtgtgtgtgtgtgtgtgtgtgtgtgtgttcatatacatgtatgtatggatgtgagTGTATGGTTCTTTAGCTCTATTGACCATAGAGatcattacatcatttatcaCTAATGAGAATTTGATGGTAATCGAACTTATCACATTTCTCTGTGAATTCttactcttcttattattttctttacaattcCTCTTTTACTCCCTTCAAAGGAAAGAGCAAAGGCACCGTACACTAGATCTGCCACAACACGACTGATGCCGGAGTTGTGTAACAGCCCTTATGTGATGCGCGGAAAATAGGCAACACTGCTTTTCAATAATGAGAACAGGGTGCGTGATGCAGGAATGGTGACTTCGTaagattatatgtaaaatatgaacaaacacacacacacacacacacacacacacacacacacacacacacacacacacacacacacacacacacacacacacacacacacacacacacacacacacacacacacgcacacacacatatatatactcctaaAAAGGGTTAAGTTTTAAATGCCCATTCATACAGCTTAATGGGTCGGGGGAGAGATATCATGTATCCTTCTCACTGCGGTTTGCGTATCCCCCTGGCGCCTGCGCCACATTCTATAACATCACCATGAAGCAAATAATGGACAGAGGTTACATCCATATCGAAAAACAAAATCTATCAGGTTATTTTCTCTACCAGTTATCAATCAAAGTCTTGATCGCACTAAATTAGTGCATCTAGCATTTTGGTTTTACAGGGCTAATCAACAATTTTCAAGCTGGAGAATATGCAACAATTATGCTGTACGAGAAAACGATCTTACAAATCGCTGATATATCGGCTCCATGATACTTGACGTGAAGTAGGCGATCGAGGGTATATTCTGTAAAAATGCCGTCAGTCACCACACCACCTGGCGGGCGCGAACGTTTGTTTCTGTCAATTTACTGGTGTTTTCAAAGCTTTACATTTTCAATGTGTCGTAATTAAGGTCTGATAGCGACACGTGATGTTTGGCAAACTTTGCTAAGTACTTTTATTGCGAAAAAATGCAGAGGTCTAAACTTCCCCAGGTTTTAGTTTTACCTCTGACAAAGTTAGAACGCCTTTGCTGTTGACGCATTATTCAGATTTTTCCAGGTAAACTCAGAATTGGGAGGTGTGTCAACCTTCCGCCCTATCCCCCTTTTAGCCGTTTATTACCTCATTGAGTGTCAGTAAAGAGTTCTTGCACAACAGAGCACTATGGTACGCAAATGACGTACACAACGATAAGGCACGAATCACTGCACAGGCAACTCGTTGGCAAAAGGGTTGCGGATTATGATTTACTAAAATCCTCCATCAATGTATACCTAAATGGGTCAAGACCTGATTACAGTAGCTTAAATGGCTTGTACTGGCATTCAAATATCTGTTGTATAGATATCTCCTAAAAAGAATCATTGTGTGACTACT
The Penaeus monodon isolate SGIC_2016 chromosome 9, NSTDA_Pmon_1, whole genome shotgun sequence DNA segment above includes these coding regions:
- the LOC119577019 gene encoding uncharacterized protein LOC119577019, whose product is MNHQHPSGLFGPLNKHYRSLKRVYINLKRGVEISLRFVNALVKVFTPIVFCFFFVFRIVDKIGKYLSWMAYHPLRSMTGIGRDEGPWKEATEADEELRRKTNVCGGPADMPRDRKNGTFET